The Egicoccus sp. AB-alg6-2 region TCGAAATCTCCGAAGGGCCAGGCCTCCGAGCGAGCGTGGGTCCTGCACGAATCTCCGTCACCGGTAGCCGGTATGCAGACGTGTTCTGTCCACGCCCGCCGGTACGCAGCCTCCACGGCGGGGTGCAGGCTCGGGACGGCGGTGCGGGGATCCGGATCCCGCGGTGTCACCGGCGTCTCCGGCGTCTCTACCGGCTCTGGCTCCCACGGGTCGTCGGCCGTGACGGCACCGACCGTGCCAATGACGACGAGCGCAAGCATCGCGCCACCGAGAAAGCTCGCGGTCCTGACTGGCAAAGGGCGTCTCCTCGTCTCGTTCGTTGTCCAGACGCACCGCCCGACGCGGAGGTTGCATTCGATCCGAGGACGGTCGTCGAACCGGGGAGCAGCGGCCGGCGAATTCTAGGTTTACGTAATGTAGCTTATGGGGGATTGCGGCAACTGCCGAGAGGAGCTGCGAGCTCCACTGTCAGTGTCACTGAGGCGGCCGCGAAACGGCGGCGCGAAGCTGTTCGTCCTGAGAGCGGCTCTCGTTAGCCGGCTTCGCACCCGAAGGCGATGGCGAGTGCACCGCAGACCGCATCGAGCGTGTCGTCGTCGACGGCGCCGAGCCGCTTCGTCAGCCGGCGCTGACCGATGGTGTGCAGGCCGTCGCAGTTGATGACCGACCACGTGTCGATCCCCGCCCCGCCGTTCACCGCGACCTCGACGGTCAGCCCCCGAGCCTGGGTCGTGACCTCGGCCACGGTGACGTTCGTGCGGACGTCGATCACCTCGTCCCGGGTGATGACCAGCACGGGGCGAGGCTTCCCGCCGACGTCCGCGAGCCAGACGTCAGCGCCTCACGCGTCGCCCCAAGCCTCGGCCCCGTCCCAGTCGGCGTCTTCGGCCTCGGGGCGGGCGAGGTAGGCGTCACGGTCACGCTCGGCGCGGCGCAGGCGGATGGCCTGGCGCAGTCCCTCCCGGGCAGCCTCGGACACGTTGATCCCGAGCTCCCGCGCTTCGGCAGCGAGCTGGTCATCGAGGATCACCGAAGTGCGCATATGGCCAACGTAGCGACGCATACCACGGTGATGCAGCATGCGTTCGCCCGTGACGGTCGAGCGACGGGTCGATCAGCGATCCACGACGTCGAACCACAGGTCGCCGCCGCCCTCGGCGCGGTACGACACCGTGATCTCCTCGTCCTTGGCGATGGCGCGGGTCGACCACAGCTCGGCCGACTCGGTTTCGGGCACCAGCCACAGGTACGCGTTCGGGTCCGCACTGTGGTTGCACATCGACGACACGCCGAGCACCAGGCCGGCCGAGCCGTCGTCGTCCCACTCGTACACGTAGTCGTCGACGATGGTTTCGCGGAGCGCGTCACGTTGCTCGGCGGCGACCACCAGGACCGGCGCCTCCATCAGCAACGTGTCCGCGGCGATCTTCCTGGTGGCGAACAGGCCGCGTCCGGCGACCGACGACTCGCGAACTTCGTACACCGACATCCACCTCGTGACGGCTCGTGGAGCGCGAAGCCTGCCTCATCCGGTCCGTAAGCTCGTTATATGACGTGCAACCGGTGCCCCGCTGCCGGTTCAGTTGACGGGCAGCCCGTGCTTGGCGGCCGCCGACGCGTCGAGCAGCTTGATCGCCTCGTCGATGGTGTCGACCGGGAGCAGGCGCATCCGTCCCGGTTTGAAGTTCTCGAGCTCCCCGGCCTGGATCGCCGGGAAGAGCAGGACGTCGGCTCCCCGGTTGCGGGCGGCGGTGGCCTTGGCGAACAGTCCCCCGATGCGGGTCACTCCCCCGTCGCCCCGGATCCCGCCCGTTCCGGCGATGTGCCGGCCGTGTGCGAGGTCGTGATCGGCGGCGTCGGCGTAGGTCATCAGCGCGATCATCAGGCCGTGCGAGCGACCGAGGGCGAGGTCACGGAACCAGCCGATCGGCGCCAGTTCGGCGAACTGGCCCCCGATGCCCGCGTCGAGCTCCTCCGGTGCGAGGTCGACCACGTGGATCTGTTCGTACGGCAACAACGGACCCGGTCCCACGTAGGTCCGTCCCTCGGCGGAGCGGAAGATGACCGGCTCCTGCGCCCGCCCGACCGCTTCCTGCCATGCGGCACGATCGACCAGGTCGACGCCGTTCATCCGGGTGATGACGAGTTGCTCGGGAAGGAAGTCGAACTTCGGGTCGACGGCCTCGACGAGCAGGCCGAAGGTGACGTCGACGCCGGCACGTGCGAGGCCGACGGCCGCTGCGGCCGGCTCGTTGACCCGGGGCCGCTGGGCGCCCGCGGATGCGCGCATGTTGCGGGTGTGTCCGGTGTCGACCAGCCGGTCGGCGAGTACCTCGATCGCCATGGGCGGCCGTCCGACCGTCAGCCACGACCAGCGACCCGGTGGGTCGATGACCTCACCTTCGATGACCAGGCGGCCGTCGAGCTTCCACGCGTTGCCAGGCGGCTCCTCGTCGACCAGGTGCACCCAGGGCACCGGCGCGAGTACCAGCGCCGTGACCACCAGCAGCGTCTTCGTCGCCCGCATGCGGCGGCGTCGCGGAGCACGCTCCGAACGTCTCATACCGTCGGCCTCCAACCGTCGGATCAGCGCCCTCCCCAAGGCGGGACAGACGGTACCCGATCGGCCAGTGTCCAGTCGGCCCGACACCGGAAATCAACAGCATTGATCACACGGGGTCCCACCAGCGCACACGCGGAACTCGCCTCCTACCCCGATAGGAGCTGCTGGGCCGCCCGAGCCTCGGGAGCGAAGGGCGTGGTGACCGCCGGAGCAGGGGCTGACAGCGAGGCGCCGCAGGCGCCGACGCTGGCGAGCGGAGCGTGGGGTTCGGGGGCGGAACGCCCCCTGCGCAAGCGGTCAGCACGCCCGGAGCGGACGAACGAGAACGAGCCGCCCCATGCGCAGACAGGGCGGCTCGTCGGTCAGGTGGAAGTCAGGTGCGGTCAGTTCTCGTCGGTGCGGCCCTCGCCATCGGCGTCCGGCTGGTTGGTGTCGTCGGGCTGGGTTTCGGGTGCCGGTTGACCGTCGATCTCTTCGTCACTCGGCTTCGGATGGTCGGACATGGTGCCTCCGATGCTGGTCGCGTTTCGGTCAGGCGCGACGGCGGTTGTCGGCACGATCCGTCCGGCCGGTGCGCTCGACGATGAACAGCACGATGAGCACACCGATGATGGAACCGAGGAGTCCGGCGGTGCCCAGCTGCAGGCCCTCGCCGCTGACCAGCGAGGCCAGGACCCCGCCGACGACCGAGCCCACCATCCCGAGCAGGGCGGTGGCGACGAAACCCATCTTCTGACGTCCGGGCATGACGAGCCGGCCGAGGTAGCCGGCGATGATGCCCAACAGGATGAAGGCGATGATCCCCATGGATTGCTCCTTGTCGATCCGTGCCGACAGGATGACGAGGGGCGAGCCCCGGAGCGAGTACCGGGTACCGGTCGTTGGCCGGTCATCGGTGCGATGCTGGCCGGCTGGTCACCGACCGTCGCGGCCGGCCGCAGGCGTGGCGGTCAGTCGATACGGCGGTAGCGGCGGACCGACGCGGGCACGGCGATGGCCAGGATCGCCAGTGCCCACGTCAGCGTGAGCAGCACCGGCCGCAGCGTCGGCCCCCCGATGGACAGGGCCCGCGAGGCGTCGGCGGCCACGGTCACCGGACTGTTCGCCGCGAAGCCCTGCAGCCAGGACGGCATGGTTTCGACCGGGACGAAGATGGAACTGGCAAAGACCAGCGGGAAGACGGCCACGAACCCGGCGGTCTGCGCGGCTTCGGCGCCCGGTACGGCGAGCGCGACGTAGGTGAAGATCCAGCTGAGCACGAACCCGAACAGTCCGACGACCGCCAGCGCGGCGAGCGCCGCCAGCGGGCCCTCGGTGAAGCGGAACCCGAGGACATAGCCGACGGCGGTCATGAGCAGCAGCACGGCGAGGTTGCGTGTCAGGTCGGCGAAGGTGCGCCCGGCGAGGACCGCGTACCGCGACATCGGCATGGAACGGAAGCGGTCGATGACGCCGCGCTCGAGGTCCTCGGCCAGCCCGACCGCGGTCTGGGTGGAGCGGAAGGCGGCCGACTGCACGAAGATCCCTGGCAGCAGGAAGTCGATGTAGTCCACGCCCTCGGGCAGGGCGCCCGCGGCCACGCCGCCGAACACGGCGGAGAAGAGCACGACGAACATCACGGGCTGGATGGTGGAGAACACCAGCAGGCGAGGTTGGCGCAGGAAGTGGCGCAGGTTTCGCTTGGTGACCGTCCAGGCGTCCCGGGCGGCGAGTCTGGCGCCGCCGTGGTCGAGCGGCTGCGCCGGCGAGGATGCGCTCACGAGGCCAACTCCTGGTCGGGGTCCTGGTCGTCGGGTGGGAGCGCGGGGCCGTCGGGGGGCGGGTCGCCGGCACGGTCGCCGGTGAGCTCGAGGAAGACGTCGTCGAGGGTCGGCCGACGCAGGCCGACGTCGCGGACGGCCACGTCGGCTTCCCGCAACCGGGTGGCGACGTCGGCGAGCACCCGCAGGGCCTCGTCCTCCTCGACGTGGACGAGCAGTCGTCGCGGCTCGGGTGCGCGTTCGGCGCCGGGCAGCGCCTGCAGCGCCGCCTCGATGTCGGTGTCGGGTTGCAGCAGCACGTCGACGACCTGCCCGCCGATGCGGTCCTTGAGCTGGTCGCCGGTCCCCTGGGCGATGATCCGGCCGGCGTCGATCACCGCGATCCGGTCGGCGAGCACGTCGGCTTCCTCGAGGTACTGCGTGGTGAGCAGCAACGTGGTGCCCTCGCGGACCAGCTCGCGGGTGACGTCCCAGATCGCGTTGCGGCTGCGCGGGTCGAGGCCGGTGGTCGGCTCGTCGAGGAACAGCAGTTGCGGTGAGACGAGCAGGCTCGAGGCCAGGTCCAGCCGTCGCCGCATTCCGCCGGAGTAGGTGCGGGCCGGACGGTCACCGGCGGTGGCGAGGTCGAACCGCTCGAGCAGTTCGTCGGCCCGGCGGCGCGCGTCGCGGACCGGCAGGTGAAACAGTTCGCCGAACATGCGCAGGTTCTCGCGGCCGGTGAGCAGCTCGTCGACCGCGGCGTACTGGCCGGTCAACCCGATCAGGCGCCGCACCCGCGACGCCTCCTCGACGACGTCGTGCCCGAACACCTCGGCGCGCCCGCCGTCCGGCGGCAACAGCGTGGCCAGCACGCGCACGAGGGTCGTCTTGCCGGCTCCGTTGGGCCCGAGGAGCCCCAGGACCTCGCCGCGGGCGACCTCGAGGTCGACGCCGGCGAGCGCTTCGTCACCGCCGAAACGCTTTCGGACCTGTTCGACGCGGACCGCGGTACTCATGCGGTGAGTGCTCCGGGTAGGGACGACCGCCCCGTCGCCGTCGTCACAGCCGCTCGCGTGCGTAGGCGGTCGCCAGGCTGTCGGCATACTCGTTCCACCGGTTGCCGGCGTGGGCCTTGATCCAGCGCAGTTCCAGCTCCGGACGCGCCGAGACGGCCTCGTACAGGGGCTGCACGAGGTCGAGGTTCTCGACCGGGCCGGTCTTGCGCCGCCAGCCCCGCTTCGCCCAGCCGGCGGCCCATTCGTTGACGGTGCGGACGGCGAGGTTGGAGTCGCTGTAGACGGTCGCAGGGGTACCGGCGGGCACGAGTTCGATGCCACGCAACAGGGCGGTCAGCTCCATGCGGTTGTTGGTGGTGTGTGGCTCGGACCCGTGGTCGGTGGCGATGACCTCGCCGTCGACCACGTACACCGCCCCCCAGCCACCGGGCCCGGGGTTGGGGCTGGCGGAGCCGTCGGTGAACACGCCGGTGTCGGGACCGTCGCGGTACTTGTCGAGCACCTCGGCCAGCGTGAGCTGTTCCTCACCGGCGAACCTCGCACGCGACCGACTGCCCGAACGTGGCGCGGACCGACTGCTCCCCCGGTAGCAACGGGTGCACGTCCTGGGCGTCCACCCGGGAAAGCGCGCCAGGAGTTCGGCGGAGGGCACGAAGGTGTCCCCGCAGGAGCTGCAGCGAAGGGGCGTGGTCTCGGACATGGTGCGCGAGCCTACTGACCCGGCGCGACCAGCCGGACTACAGCCGCTGTTCGGTGACCAGCAGGCGCGAGCCGAAGACGTCGCGTGTGTACCGGCTGGGCAGACCGCGGTCGATCAGGAACTCGGCCGGTTCGGCCTCGAGGTCGAACCCGACCGTCATCGAGCAGGTCTCGCAGCGGTACTTGCCGAGGCCGATCATGCCCCCGATGAGGTGCTGCTCACCGTCGCAGCGGGTGCAGGAGCGGGTAGCGGGCACGTCGGCAAGGGCCGTACCGCCAGCGGGAAACGTCGTCTCGTCCATGGCTCCAGCCTACCTGCCGCTGCCGGCCCTCCCGTGCATCGACTGCGTCCGGAGGTCCCGGGTCCATCAGAGCTACTACCGAGCTCGCACCGTACTGCTCACACGGGCGCTTCGGAGGCAACTCGCGTGACCAGTACTCGTCCCCCGTCGTCCGTTCTGACCAGTTCGATACGCCAACCGGCCGGCCCGCGCGGTGGCCGCCCCAGCGCGCGCCACCATGCGGGCGTGTCCAGCGGCAGGCCGTGGCTGGCGAACTCGACCGCGTCGACGTCCCGCGTCCGCAGCCACGTTCGGACCGGCTTCGGTCGTGGCGGCAGCACGGCATGGATCTCGCGGTGGTCGTACCAGGGGCTCGGCGTGGGGACGTCGTCCGCGGTCAGCAGTGCCCGTGTCTCGGCCACGCGGCGCGCACCGATCTCGGCGCCGATCTCGTCGTGAAGCCGGGCGCGGACGGCGGCCGGTGCGACCTCGATCAGCACGCCGCCGACCTCGCCGACCGGGCGGCGCAGGCGCGGTGCGTCCGTGTGCCGTGGGCGCGTGTGTCCGCCGGGGAGCAGCGTGGCACGGGCGGCGACCCCGGCGGTGCGCAGGGCGCCGGTCCATGCGACCGATTCCCGCAGCGTGCCGGCGAACTGCACGAACTCCAGTTCGGCGGCTGGAGGCAGCTCGGGATCATCGAGGTCGACCGCGGGCGAGAGCACGACCGCGAGTCCGCGCGACGAGGCGTGCCTCGCCACCAACGCGCCGACGGGTGGCAGGTGTTCGGCGAGTCGACGGATACGCCGACCGTCGGCGCGGCGGCGACCCGGGTCGGCATGGACGAGGGCACCGTCGGGGACCTCGACCGCGAGTGCATCGCCGGGCCGCGTCACCACGTCGAGGTCGAGCGCCCGGGCGTTGTGCTCGAGCAGTACCAGCCGCGCTTCGTCGAGGTCGACCGCCGTCACCGTCGCGCCGTTCTCAGCCGCCGCCAGCGCGTCACCTCCGAGACCGCTGCACAGGTCCCACACCGCCTGCCCGGCGAGTCGCCGTGTCCGCCATGCGCTGACCTCGGGATCGCTCGCCTGCTCGAGCCCTTCGCGGGTGAACAGCAACCGTTCCGCCTGTGGCCAACGGTCGCGGGCGCGTCGTCGTGCGCTGGCAGCGGCCACGACCGCTGCGGTCCGCGGCGCCGTCAGGCCCTGTCCGCGCAGCGCCGCCACCACCGCCACCTCGGTCGCGCCGGCGTCGAGTTCTGCCGTCGTCGACGCGACCAGTGCACGGCCGACGTCGACCAACCAGCGCGCCGTCCCGACATTCAGTTCTTCCACGAAGCCGCGTTCCTGCTCGATTGGCCGGCCAGATGGACCGAGACCGGTACTAGGAGGGTTGCACAGGTTTCTCTACAGTCTCCGCCGTGTACCGCCGTGGGGTGGTACGGCACCCGATGGGAGGCACGAACCCGATGGCATCCGCCAAGAAGACCGCAGCCAAGAAGACGGCCGCCAAGTCGTCGGCCAAGAAGACCGCCGCGAAGAAGACCGCGGCCACGTCGACGGCGAAGAAGACCGCAGCGAAGAAGACCGCGGCCACGTCGACGGGCAAGAAGACCGCCGCGAAGAAGACGGCCGCGAAGAAGACCGCGGCCAAGTCGTCGGCGAAGAAGACCGCAGCACGGGCGACGAGCACCGGCGGTGAGAACCTCATCGTCACCTCGAAGCTGCGTGAAGCGGTGCGGTCCCAGGACGTGCGCATGTCCTCGGATCTCGTCGAGGCCCTCAACGCCCACGTGCACGAGGTACTCACGCGCGCCGTCGCCCGGGCCAAGGGCAACGGTCGCGGCACGGTGCGCCCGAACGACCTGTAACACCGGGCGAACCGCTCGACGCCAGGGGATGGCGTGCGACCCGCATCGGGTCCACGCCATCCCCTGTTCGTTGCGGGGAACCGCCCTGCGCGTGGGGGACGCAAGGTGGGGGCAGGGGGACGAGGGCGCGCCGCTACGTTTGGGCGCATGGAACTCCTGCGACTCGACCCCGCCACCGACGACCTCGGGCCCGACCCCGTGCTGGTGCTCTCGTTCGACGGCTGGACCGACGCCGGTGAGGGCGGCACGGCGGCCGCGGATGCACTGCGCCAGGTCGCCGACCCGATCCGGATCGGTAGCTTCGACGGTGACGCGCTCTACGACTACCGCGACCGCCGCCCCCAGCTGAGCATCGACCGCGGGGTACTCGCGCAGCCCGTGTGGCCGGAGTTGACCGTCGAGGCGTTGCGTCCGTCCAGCGGTCCGGCGCTGATCCTGGTGACCGGCGCCGAACCCGACCTCGCCTGGCAGAAGCTCGGCCGTGACCTGGTCGCGCTCGCCCGCCACTTCGGTGCCACCCGCTACGTCGGCCTGGGTGCGGTACCGGGCCCGATCCCCCACACCCGCCCCGTGCAGGTCCTGGCCACCTCCAACGACCTGCAGCTGCTCGAGCGCATGGGACGGCCCCACGAACCGCTGGTCGTGCCGTCGTCGTGCCAGTCGGCGATGGAGGCGCTGCTGGCGTCGGCCGGCATCACCACGCTCGGCCTGTGGGCACGCATCCCCCACTACATCGCCGGCGACTACCCCGACGGCGCCCGGGCGCTGCTCGAGCGCTTCACCGGCTACCTCGGCACACCGGTCGACCTGAGCCAGTTCGACGAGGCGGCCAGCGACAACCGTGCCAAGCTCGACCTGGCTGCCGCCTCCTCCGAGGAGGTCACCGAGCACGTCCGCCAGCTCGAGCGCCTCTACGACGCCGAGGTCGAGGCCGAACGGCTCGCGGAGGGCGGCACCTCGGGCAGCGAACTGAGCGAGGTGCCGGTGCCCTCGGCGGACGAGCTGGCCGCGGAGATCGAGCGCTTCCTCAGCGGCCGGACGGAGTGACGCTCAGAGGGTGAAGTCGAGGTCCGCCTCCATCTCGGCCACGTCCATCTGCGCCTTCTGCAGCTTGCCGCTGAAGTCCCAGTTCATGCTCTGCCAGCGGGTCACCTGGTCCAGCATCCAGATCCCGGACTGTCGTGCGCCGTTGCCCGACTTGCCGTTGCCGCCGAAGGGCAGGTGTGCCTCGGCGCCGGACGTGGAGTTGTTCACGCTGACCATGCCGGCCGAGACCTGCTCGCGGAACCGGAACGCGGACGTCGGGTCGTTGGTGTAGATCGCCGAGGACAGTCCGTACCCGTGGCCGTTGGCGAGCGCGATCGCCTCGTCGAAGCCGTCGAACGTCGCGACCGGGACGACGGGGCCGAACGTCTCGTTGCGGTACAGGGCGTCCTCGGCGGTGACGCCGTCGACGATGACGGGGTGCTCGAACAACCCCTTGGACGCGTCGCCGACGAATCCGTCACGGGGGTTGTCGGCCGTGATGCGTCCGAGCCCCTGCGAGCCCGACGTGCGGTGGTGGGGCTGGATCTCGCCGAGCCACTTCTCGAAGCCGTCGGCGAACCGCTGCGAGATCATCGGGCCGAACAGCACCGGCTCGTACGGGTCGCCGACCGCCGCAGCCTCGACCGCGCGGGTGAAGCGCTCCAGGAAGGTGGCGTGGACCGACTCGTGGACGATCGCCACCCCGAGTGAGGTGCAACGCTGACCGGCCGTGCCGAAGCCGGAGAACAACGCGCCCTCCACCGCGAGGTCGAGGTCGGCGTCGGGCATTACGACCAGCGGGTTCTTGCCGCCGAGCTCCAGGGTCGGCGTCACCAGGTGCCGGCCGCACAGGGCCGCGATGTCCCGACCCACGGCGGACGAGCCCGTGAAGCCGACCTTGTGCAGGTGGCCGGCTTCGAGCGCCTGTTCCAGCCCGGCTGCCGTCTCCTGCCCGTCGGCGACGACGAGCTGGACGACGCCGGCCGGGATGCCCGCGGCCTCGATGCAACGCACGAAGGCGTCGGCGATCGCGGGTGCATACTCGGCGGGCTTCCACACCACCGTGTTGCCCGCGAGCAGGGCCGGCACGAGGTACCACGAGGGCACGGCGATCGGGAAGTTGCCGGCCGTGATGACGGCCATCGTGCCGACCGGCTCACGGAAGGTGAAGAGCTGCTTGTCCGGCATTTCGCTCGGCACGGTCTGGCCGTACAGGCGTCGCCCTTCGGAGGCGAAGAAGACGCAGGTGTCGATGACCTCCTGCACCTCGCCAAGCGCCTCGGCGTACGGCTTGCCGATCTCGCGGGTCACGAGCCGCGCGAGCGCCTCCTTGTTGTTGGCGACGATGCGTCCGAGGTCACCGATGGCGCCGCCGCGTACGGGGGCGGGCGTGGCGGCCCAGCCGTCCTGTGCCGCGGCTGCGGCGGCGGCCGCCTTCAGGAACGTGTCTGCCGTCGCGAGGTTGACGCGCCCGATGACGTCGTCGAGGTCACCCGGACTGCGCAGTTCGACCACCTCGCCACCGTCGACGGTCTCGCCGTTGATGCGTGAGCCGAGTTCGTGCAGGGTCGCCATGATGCTGGGCCTTTCTCCGGCGCACGGCCGTCGAGTCAGGAGAGGTCGGTCAGGACGCGGTCGAGCGCCGCGACGCCGTGCTCGAGTTCGTCCTCGGTCACGGTCAGCGTGGGACGGAAGCGCAGGGTCCGTTCGCCACAGCCGAGCAGGAACACGTGCTCGTCGGCGAACAGCCGCGCGGTGACGGTGTCGCGCGTAGCGGCGTCCGGCAGGTCGAGCGCGCACATGAGTCCGCGGCCACGGACGCCGCCGACCATCGGGTGGCGCTGCGCCAATCCGTGGAGCCGGTCGAGCAGGACCTCGCCGAGCTTCGCGGCACGTTCGACGAGACCGTCACGTTCGATCACCTGCAGCATCACGGTGGCGCGCACGATGTCGGCGAGCCCGCCACCGAACGTGGAGTTGATCCGCGACGAGGTGCGGAACACGTGGCCGTCGACCTCGTCGAGTCGACCGCCGGCCATGACGCCGCACACGTGCGTCTTCTTGCCGAACGCCACGACGTCGGGGGTCAACCCGAGCTGCTGGTAGGCCCACGGCGTGCCCGTCAGCCCGACGCCGGTCTGCACCTCGTCACAGACGAACAGCGCGTCGTGTTCGTGGGCGAGCTCCTGCAACTGCTGCAGGAACCGCGGCGAGAGGTGACGGTCGCCACCCTCGCCCTGGATCGGCTCGACCAGGATGCAGGCGATGTCGTGCGGTGCGGCGGCGAAGGCCTCCCGGGCCTGCCGCAGCGCTTGATCCTCGGCGGCGAGGTTGGCGTCGGCGTTCGGCCCGAGCGGGAACGCGAGCGCCGGCGTGTCGATCCGTGGCCAGGCGAACTTCGGGAAGCGGGCCACCTTGTTGGGGTCGGTGTTGGTCAGGCTCATGGTGTAGCCGGTGCGCCCGTGGAACGCGCCCGACAGGTGCAGGACCTGCATGCCGAGCGCCGGGTCGCGGCCGGCTGCCTCGTTGTGGCGTGACTTGAAGTCGAAGGCGGTCTTGATCGCGTTCTCGACCGCGAGCCCGCCGCCCTCCACCAGGAACAGGTACGGCAGCGACGGATCACCGAGGACGCGCTCGAACGCGTCGACGAACGCCGCCAGTTCGACCGTGTACACGTCGGAGTTGGACGGCTTGTGCGTGGCCGCCCGTGCCAGCGACGCTTGCGTGTCCGCCGCGGTCAGCGCCGGGTGGTTCATGCCCAGCGCGTTGGACGCGAAGAACGTGAACAGGTCGAGGTAGCTCGTGCCGGTCCGCGCGTCGACCAGGCGTGCGCCGGCGCTGGCGTCGAGGTCCAGCACGAAGTCGTAGCCGTCCACGAGCATGTGGCGACCCAGGACCTCCTGGACGCGGTCCGGCGTGATCATCGAGCTCCCTTCGAAGGCGTGCCGCGACGCTAGACCCCTCCCCTCGCCCGGCGGCGGACGCATCGGCCCCCCGACCGATAGGCGCACGCGTTCAGCCGCGGAGTTGCTCGACGACGTGATCGACGCATGCGGTGTAGGCCTCGACGTCGGCCAGATCGACCGCCGGGAACATGCCGAGCCGCAGCTGGTTGCGTCCGAGCTTGCGGTAGGCGTCGGTGTCGAGGATGCCGTTGGCACGCAGCACGGCGTTCACCTCGTCGGCGCTGATCGTGTCGTCGAGGTCGATGGTGGCGACCACCAGCGAGCGCGCCTCGGCCTCGGCGACGAAGGGCTGGGCCCACGCGCGCGACTCGGCCCAGCGGTAGACGGCGTCGGCCTTGCGCCGCTGCTCGGCGACCACCCCGTCGAGCCCGCCGAAGGTCGCGTTCATCCAGTCGACCTGCTCCGCCGCGAGGAACACCGTGGAGACGCTGGGGGTGTTGTAGGTCTGGTGCTTGCGGCTGTTGTCCAGCGCGGTCGCGAGGTCGAGGAACGTCGGCACGTAACGATCGCTCTCGGCGATCCGCACGATGCGTTCGACGGCGGCCG contains the following coding sequences:
- a CDS encoding type II toxin-antitoxin system CcdA family antitoxin; the encoded protein is MILDDQLAAEARELGINVSEAAREGLRQAIRLRRAERDRDAYLARPEAEDADWDGAEAWGDA
- a CDS encoding SET domain-containing protein-lysine N-methyltransferase, with amino-acid sequence MYEVRESSVAGRGLFATRKIAADTLLMEAPVLVVAAEQRDALRETIVDDYVYEWDDDGSAGLVLGVSSMCNHSADPNAYLWLVPETESAELWSTRAIAKDEEITVSYRAEGGGDLWFDVVDR
- a CDS encoding GlsB/YeaQ/YmgE family stress response membrane protein, with product MGIIAFILLGIIAGYLGRLVMPGRQKMGFVATALLGMVGSVVGGVLASLVSGEGLQLGTAGLLGSIIGVLIVLFIVERTGRTDRADNRRRA
- a CDS encoding ABC transporter permease codes for the protein MSASSPAQPLDHGGARLAARDAWTVTKRNLRHFLRQPRLLVFSTIQPVMFVVLFSAVFGGVAAGALPEGVDYIDFLLPGIFVQSAAFRSTQTAVGLAEDLERGVIDRFRSMPMSRYAVLAGRTFADLTRNLAVLLLMTAVGYVLGFRFTEGPLAALAALAVVGLFGFVLSWIFTYVALAVPGAEAAQTAGFVAVFPLVFASSIFVPVETMPSWLQGFAANSPVTVAADASRALSIGGPTLRPVLLTLTWALAILAIAVPASVRRYRRID
- a CDS encoding ATP-binding cassette domain-containing protein, producing the protein MSTAVRVEQVRKRFGGDEALAGVDLEVARGEVLGLLGPNGAGKTTLVRVLATLLPPDGGRAEVFGHDVVEEASRVRRLIGLTGQYAAVDELLTGRENLRMFGELFHLPVRDARRRADELLERFDLATAGDRPARTYSGGMRRRLDLASSLLVSPQLLFLDEPTTGLDPRSRNAIWDVTRELVREGTTLLLTTQYLEEADVLADRIAVIDAGRIIAQGTGDQLKDRIGGQVVDVLLQPDTDIEAALQALPGAERAPEPRRLLVHVEEDEALRVLADVATRLREADVAVRDVGLRRPTLDDVFLELTGDRAGDPPPDGPALPPDDQDPDQELAS
- a CDS encoding ribonuclease H, producing MSETTPLRCSSCGDTFVPSAELLARFPGWTPRTCTRCYRGSSRSAPRSGSRSRARFAGEEQLTLAEVLDKYRDGPDTGVFTDGSASPNPGPGGWGAVYVVDGEVIATDHGSEPHTTNNRMELTALLRGIELVPAGTPATVYSDSNLAVRTVNEWAAGWAKRGWRRKTGPVENLDLVQPLYEAVSARPELELRWIKAHAGNRWNEYADSLATAYARERL
- a CDS encoding PAC2 family protein — protein: MELLRLDPATDDLGPDPVLVLSFDGWTDAGEGGTAAADALRQVADPIRIGSFDGDALYDYRDRRPQLSIDRGVLAQPVWPELTVEALRPSSGPALILVTGAEPDLAWQKLGRDLVALARHFGATRYVGLGAVPGPIPHTRPVQVLATSNDLQLLERMGRPHEPLVVPSSCQSAMEALLASAGITTLGLWARIPHYIAGDYPDGARALLERFTGYLGTPVDLSQFDEAASDNRAKLDLAAASSEEVTEHVRQLERLYDAEVEAERLAEGGTSGSELSEVPVPSADELAAEIERFLSGRTE
- a CDS encoding aldehyde dehydrogenase family protein, which encodes MATLHELGSRINGETVDGGEVVELRSPGDLDDVIGRVNLATADTFLKAAAAAAAAQDGWAATPAPVRGGAIGDLGRIVANNKEALARLVTREIGKPYAEALGEVQEVIDTCVFFASEGRRLYGQTVPSEMPDKQLFTFREPVGTMAVITAGNFPIAVPSWYLVPALLAGNTVVWKPAEYAPAIADAFVRCIEAAGIPAGVVQLVVADGQETAAGLEQALEAGHLHKVGFTGSSAVGRDIAALCGRHLVTPTLELGGKNPLVVMPDADLDLAVEGALFSGFGTAGQRCTSLGVAIVHESVHATFLERFTRAVEAAAVGDPYEPVLFGPMISQRFADGFEKWLGEIQPHHRTSGSQGLGRITADNPRDGFVGDASKGLFEHPVIVDGVTAEDALYRNETFGPVVPVATFDGFDEAIALANGHGYGLSSAIYTNDPTSAFRFREQVSAGMVSVNNSTSGAEAHLPFGGNGKSGNGARQSGIWMLDQVTRWQSMNWDFSGKLQKAQMDVAEMEADLDFTL
- the lat gene encoding L-lysine 6-transaminase, encoding MTPDRVQEVLGRHMLVDGYDFVLDLDASAGARLVDARTGTSYLDLFTFFASNALGMNHPALTAADTQASLARAATHKPSNSDVYTVELAAFVDAFERVLGDPSLPYLFLVEGGGLAVENAIKTAFDFKSRHNEAAGRDPALGMQVLHLSGAFHGRTGYTMSLTNTDPNKVARFPKFAWPRIDTPALAFPLGPNADANLAAEDQALRQAREAFAAAPHDIACILVEPIQGEGGDRHLSPRFLQQLQELAHEHDALFVCDEVQTGVGLTGTPWAYQQLGLTPDVVAFGKKTHVCGVMAGGRLDEVDGHVFRTSSRINSTFGGGLADIVRATVMLQVIERDGLVERAAKLGEVLLDRLHGLAQRHPMVGGVRGRGLMCALDLPDAATRDTVTARLFADEHVFLLGCGERTLRFRPTLTVTEDELEHGVAALDRVLTDLS